In Mastigocladopsis repens PCC 10914, a single window of DNA contains:
- a CDS encoding SpoIID/LytB domain-containing protein: MKFQLFLASLFSHIKGRHWWLGILIWIAMVAPSQASVILRVAIERDVNQVKVGSSTAAVVKDSSGRTLGQLPGMSAYYAQPVPGGVALDRWQSNLFWIEPSGKGFVYIGDRWYRGRTLVVPTQKGLSVVNWVDLEEYLYSVIGGEMDNRWPLEALKAQAIAARTYALYERERQRSNPIYDVGDTPDRWQIYKGVNSESPTTYAAVDGTSGKVLTYRNRIILSVFHACSGGHTENSEDVWGSNEPYLRAVPDFDQNISECNWVRTFSPGEVSTQIPDVGNVKQIIPESTSRFGSVTALKIVGDKGEKVLRGEDVRTALKLKSTRFTVSNGNGGFTLTGLGYGHALGMSQWGAYNLAKRGYNHLQILNYYYRGVALAPIRVK, from the coding sequence ATGAAATTCCAACTGTTCTTAGCCTCTTTATTTTCCCACATCAAAGGACGCCATTGGTGGCTTGGTATCCTCATATGGATAGCTATGGTTGCCCCATCTCAAGCATCTGTCATCCTGCGCGTGGCAATTGAAAGGGACGTCAATCAGGTAAAAGTCGGTAGTTCTACGGCTGCGGTTGTCAAGGATAGTAGCGGTCGTACTCTAGGACAGTTACCGGGAATGAGTGCTTACTATGCCCAACCGGTTCCAGGTGGAGTTGCTTTGGATAGGTGGCAGTCTAATCTATTCTGGATTGAGCCATCAGGTAAGGGATTCGTTTATATTGGCGATCGCTGGTATCGAGGCAGAACTCTCGTTGTACCGACACAAAAAGGTTTATCTGTTGTTAACTGGGTTGATTTGGAAGAATATCTCTACAGCGTTATTGGTGGCGAAATGGACAACCGTTGGCCTTTAGAAGCCCTAAAGGCTCAAGCGATCGCCGCCCGTACATATGCTCTTTACGAGCGCGAGAGACAGCGCAGTAATCCCATTTACGATGTGGGCGATACACCAGATCGTTGGCAAATTTACAAAGGCGTCAACAGTGAATCTCCCACAACCTACGCTGCGGTTGATGGCACATCTGGGAAAGTACTGACTTACAGAAACAGGATTATTCTTTCTGTCTTCCACGCTTGTTCTGGCGGACACACTGAAAACTCAGAAGATGTTTGGGGAAGTAACGAGCCATACCTACGTGCTGTTCCAGACTTCGACCAAAATATCAGCGAGTGCAACTGGGTCAGAACTTTTTCCCCGGGGGAAGTTAGCACCCAAATTCCAGATGTGGGCAACGTTAAGCAAATTATTCCTGAAAGTACATCGCGTTTCGGCAGTGTGACAGCGCTGAAAATTGTCGGCGACAAGGGTGAGAAAGTTCTCAGGGGCGAGGATGTGCGTACAGCCCTCAAGCTGAAAAGCACCCGCTTTACCGTCAGCAATGGGAATGGAGGTTTTACACTAACAGGTCTTGGCTATGGTCATGCTTTAGGCATGAGTCAGTGGGGAGCTTACAATCTCGCAAAGCGAGGGTATAATCACCTGCAAATTTTGAATTACTATTACCGAGGTGTTGCTCTAGCACCTATTCGGGTGAAGTAA
- a CDS encoding ShlB/FhaC/HecB family hemolysin secretion/activation protein yields MPNKLCKKLYLYQYSPYLSLVAIIGTLPVKPLQAQVVNTTQISNQQPTQILSLQPISRQQNEPPSTQPLPEPTPPSRLPPPEELLTPPSFTPPGSEQPPPTEVPQTITVEKFEVTGSTVFSPEDFTKITAPYTNRPITLTELFEVRTKITQLYVDQGYITSGAYIPPQKLQGGVVEIRIVEGTLEDIKISNTRRLNPGYVRSRLAIATGKPLNRDRLLEALQLLQLNPLIETLSAELSAGSRPGLSLLEVRVKEADTSKLQIILDNRRSPAVGSFRRQIQVSEANFFGWGDGVSATYTNSDGSNALDFSYSVPLNPRNGTVTFSFGMSDSDVIERPFNVLDIESNSRYYELTLRQPIIQSPTQELALGLTATRRESEASFFNGEIPFQEAFGADEEGKTQVTALRFFQEWTQRNSQQVFALRSQFSVGLDAFDSKSFLAWRGQAQWVRLLARDTLLLLRTDVQLADQPLVAFEQFSLGGLENVRGYRQDALLTDNGFFASAEVRIPILRFFEPNSLLQVAPFFDIGTSWNRSGRTSDNSELDQNTLMSVGLGLRLQLQDRLTVRLDWGIPLISIAGNDNKGTWQENGLYFSIIANPF; encoded by the coding sequence ATGCCCAATAAACTTTGCAAAAAACTATATCTCTATCAATACTCCCCTTATTTAAGCTTGGTAGCAATCATCGGCACACTACCAGTGAAACCACTACAAGCACAAGTCGTTAACACAACGCAAATATCAAACCAGCAACCCACCCAAATCTTAAGTCTCCAACCCATTTCACGACAGCAGAACGAACCACCTTCTACCCAGCCATTACCGGAACCGACGCCTCCCTCTCGCCTACCACCTCCAGAGGAATTACTGACTCCACCCAGCTTCACACCTCCCGGTTCCGAACAACCCCCACCTACTGAAGTTCCTCAAACCATCACGGTTGAAAAATTTGAAGTCACAGGCAGTACTGTCTTTAGCCCTGAAGATTTTACCAAAATCACTGCACCCTACACCAACCGTCCCATTACCCTTACAGAATTATTTGAGGTGCGAACGAAAATTACGCAACTGTATGTTGACCAAGGATACATAACATCTGGAGCCTATATCCCACCACAGAAACTCCAAGGAGGTGTCGTAGAAATTCGGATAGTTGAGGGTACACTAGAAGACATAAAAATATCAAATACACGCAGACTAAATCCTGGCTACGTGCGGAGTCGCCTTGCCATAGCTACAGGTAAACCCCTGAATCGCGATCGCCTGCTAGAAGCATTGCAACTTTTGCAACTCAATCCCCTCATTGAAACCCTGTCAGCCGAACTGTCTGCAGGTTCCCGTCCGGGGTTGAGTTTGCTAGAAGTACGTGTCAAGGAGGCAGATACTTCTAAGCTACAGATCATCCTAGATAATAGGCGTTCTCCTGCTGTGGGTAGTTTTCGCCGCCAAATCCAAGTAAGCGAAGCCAATTTCTTTGGATGGGGAGATGGCGTTAGTGCTACTTATACCAATAGTGACGGTAGCAATGCCTTGGATTTTAGCTACTCTGTACCCCTTAATCCCCGCAATGGTACTGTTACCTTTAGCTTTGGTATGTCTGATAGCGATGTGATAGAAAGACCCTTTAATGTCCTAGATATCGAATCCAACTCCCGCTACTATGAACTCACACTACGCCAGCCCATAATACAATCCCCAACTCAGGAATTGGCATTGGGTTTAACTGCAACTCGCCGAGAAAGCGAAGCTAGTTTCTTCAATGGGGAGATTCCCTTTCAAGAGGCGTTTGGCGCAGATGAGGAAGGAAAAACGCAGGTCACTGCTTTGCGTTTTTTCCAAGAATGGACACAGCGCAACAGTCAGCAAGTTTTTGCCTTACGTTCTCAGTTCAGTGTGGGACTTGACGCTTTTGATTCCAAAAGTTTCTTAGCTTGGAGAGGACAAGCACAGTGGGTGCGCCTGTTGGCTCGCGATACCCTCCTGTTACTCCGAACAGATGTGCAGCTCGCAGACCAACCACTGGTTGCCTTTGAACAATTTAGCTTAGGTGGTCTGGAAAATGTCCGAGGCTACCGCCAAGATGCCTTACTCACAGACAACGGTTTCTTTGCTTCTGCTGAAGTCCGAATTCCCATTCTCCGCTTCTTTGAACCCAACAGCCTTTTACAAGTCGCTCCCTTTTTCGATATTGGTACAAGCTGGAACCGTTCTGGCAGAACCAGCGATAATTCTGAGCTAGATCAAAATACACTTATGTCTGTAGGCTTAGGGTTGCGCCTACAATTACAAGACCGCCTTACCGTCCGCTTGGACTGGGGTATTCCTTTAATTTCAATTGCTGGGAATGACAATAAAGGCACATGGCAGGAAAACGGTTTGTACTTTTCTATCATCGCCAATCCCTTTTAA
- a CDS encoding histone deacetylase family protein: MLNVIYSDEFLDHKTGSFHPEKPERLTAIATALKQAAFAQHIEWRLPTPPEKRPLMSVLAQAHTQRYIKKLQEIALAGGGYLDGDTPVSPRSYDVALLAVSAWLDGVDAVLTTGKPAFVLARPPGHHAESDAGMGFCLFSNAAIAALYALQQPGINRVAILDWDVHHGNGTQAIVETHPQIAYCSLHQYPCYPGTGNYTEQGFHNNVLNLPFPPGSDISIYQPVFETKVLPFLSNFQPDLLIVSAGYDANADDPLASINLQPQDYGLFTQYCLGITRKIVFGLEGGYDFDALSKSVLATIERCVS; the protein is encoded by the coding sequence ATGCTGAACGTCATCTATTCCGACGAGTTTCTGGATCACAAGACTGGGTCTTTTCATCCAGAGAAACCAGAACGCCTAACGGCGATCGCCACTGCTTTAAAACAAGCTGCGTTTGCACAACACATTGAATGGCGCTTACCCACGCCACCCGAAAAGCGCCCTCTGATGTCTGTGTTGGCACAAGCACACACGCAGCGCTACATCAAAAAACTCCAAGAAATTGCTCTTGCTGGCGGCGGTTATTTGGATGGAGACACGCCAGTTTCGCCGCGCAGTTATGATGTTGCTTTATTGGCGGTGAGTGCTTGGTTGGATGGAGTTGATGCTGTCCTAACAACGGGTAAACCAGCTTTTGTGCTGGCGCGTCCACCAGGACATCACGCCGAAAGTGATGCTGGGATGGGGTTTTGCTTATTTTCCAATGCGGCGATCGCTGCTCTTTATGCTTTGCAACAACCAGGAATTAACCGTGTCGCCATTCTTGATTGGGACGTGCATCATGGGAATGGTACGCAGGCGATCGTAGAAACTCACCCACAAATCGCCTACTGTTCTCTGCATCAGTATCCGTGCTATCCGGGTACTGGAAATTATACAGAGCAAGGCTTTCATAACAATGTGTTGAATTTGCCCTTTCCTCCTGGGAGCGATATCAGCATCTACCAACCAGTTTTTGAAACAAAAGTTCTCCCCTTTTTATCCAACTTTCAGCCAGATTTACTAATTGTGAGTGCAGGTTACGACGCCAACGCTGATGACCCTTTAGCCAGTATAAATTTGCAACCGCAAGATTATGGTTTATTCACACAATATTGTCTGGGAATAACTCGTAAAATTGTGTTTGGCTTGGAAGGTGGTTATGATTTTGACGCACTTTCCAAATCAGTTTTAGCAACAATTGAACGCTGCGTTTCGTAA
- a CDS encoding chloride channel protein has product MLPNKRPPTEQTQRWTFSQLFGRARRNPFMISRWVLRWAVVGIFCGLFAGLYWIVLELMIHGLQRFQGPSLLFVMPLAGLVIGLVIHFLGNPGEIGVIVDNIHFQGGRLDARKNPSMILASLVSISAGGSAGPEAPLVQVTGSFGTWVADRLRLQGEDFRSMSLAAMAGGFTALFGAPLGGAMFALEILHHQHIVEYYEALMPAIVSSCASYLVFAAITNLGIAPTWHFPQYHLESINDFAVAIMFGIVGVAAGWIFMSIFRGCDRVFALIGEPIYLRTTIAGLGLGILATLLPLTRYFGHEELDEVINQSFPVVFLFVLALAKMATISMTVTGGWRGGFIIPLFFTGACVGKAVAALIPGLNPTLAMICTMAAINASVTRTPISTTLLLSKLTNFSPFTPILFASLIGFFLAPKVPFIASQLKSGQEAMSTHD; this is encoded by the coding sequence GTGCTACCAAACAAACGCCCTCCTACTGAGCAAACTCAACGTTGGACATTCTCTCAGCTTTTTGGACGAGCAAGGCGTAATCCTTTCATGATTTCGCGTTGGGTTTTACGCTGGGCTGTTGTAGGGATTTTTTGTGGTTTATTTGCTGGGTTGTACTGGATTGTCCTAGAACTGATGATTCATGGACTCCAAAGATTTCAGGGTCCTAGTCTCCTGTTCGTGATGCCATTGGCTGGTTTAGTTATCGGTCTGGTGATTCATTTCCTTGGGAATCCTGGTGAAATTGGTGTCATAGTTGATAACATCCATTTTCAGGGCGGACGGCTGGATGCTCGCAAAAATCCTTCAATGATTCTTGCTTCCCTAGTCAGCATATCAGCGGGCGGCAGCGCTGGACCAGAAGCACCGTTGGTACAGGTCACGGGTTCCTTTGGCACTTGGGTTGCTGACCGTTTAAGACTTCAAGGTGAAGACTTCAGATCCATGAGTCTGGCGGCGATGGCTGGGGGCTTCACTGCTTTGTTTGGCGCACCTCTTGGTGGTGCTATGTTCGCCTTGGAGATTTTGCACCACCAGCATATTGTGGAGTATTACGAAGCCCTGATGCCCGCCATTGTTTCAAGTTGCGCTAGTTATCTGGTCTTTGCAGCAATTACAAATTTGGGGATTGCACCCACCTGGCATTTCCCTCAGTACCATCTAGAGAGCATAAATGATTTTGCCGTAGCTATCATGTTTGGGATTGTCGGAGTTGCGGCGGGATGGATTTTCATGAGTATTTTTCGCGGATGTGACCGAGTCTTTGCCTTGATTGGTGAACCAATTTATCTACGCACAACAATAGCAGGACTGGGATTGGGCATTTTAGCAACTCTGTTACCTCTCACCCGTTATTTTGGACATGAGGAGTTAGATGAGGTTATCAATCAAAGCTTTCCTGTCGTTTTTTTGTTTGTGCTTGCCTTAGCTAAAATGGCTACCATTAGCATGACTGTGACTGGTGGATGGCGCGGTGGATTTATTATTCCTTTGTTTTTCACGGGTGCTTGTGTCGGTAAAGCCGTTGCAGCCTTAATTCCTGGACTTAATCCCACGCTTGCGATGATTTGTACGATGGCAGCTATCAATGCTTCTGTGACGCGCACACCAATCAGCACAACCTTGCTGTTGTCAAAATTGACCAACTTCAGCCCCTTTACTCCAATCCTGTTTGCCAGTCTGATTGGATTTTTTCTTGCGCCCAAAGTTCCCTTTATTGCATCTCAACTTAAGTCTGGACAAGAAGCCATGAGCACTCATGATTAA
- the gyrA gene encoding DNA topoisomerase (ATP-hydrolyzing) subunit A yields the protein MTTSQERIIPTDLRNEMSRSYLEYAMSVIVGRALPDARDGLKPVHRRILYAMHELGLIHERPFKKCARVVGEVLGKYHPHGDTAVYDALVRMAQDFSMRSPLVEGHGNFGSVDNDPPAAMRYTECRLQALTGDALLQDIESETVDFVDNFDASQQEPTVLPARVPQLLLNGSSGIAVGMATNIPPHNLGELIDGLVALIENPEITDIQLIQYIPGPDFPTGGQILGTSAIREAYTTGRGSITMRGVATIETIEQRGRPDRDAIIITELPYQTNKAALIEKIAEMVNEKRIEGIADIRDESDRDGMRIVIELKRDAYPRVVLNNLYKQTPLQANFGANMLALVNGEPQILTLKEFLQVFLDFRIEAITRRTRYELRKAEERDHILQGLLIALAHLDEIINLIRHAPDAPTAKGELMTTYGLSEAQADAILQMQLRRLTALEADKIRSEHEELQAIIANLQDILARRERILEIIQTEVKQLKEKHATPRRTVISPLEGEIDERDLIANEKALILLTEQGYIKRMAVNTFEAQSRATRGKAAAKMKEDDGVEHFLTCCDHDSVLFFSERGVVYCLKAYQIPVSSRTSRGTPIVQMLPIPKEEKITSIVPVTEFTSDEYLVMLTKGGNIKKTELAAFSNIRANGLIAISLEEGDQLRWVRRARVEDSVIIGSRQGMAIHFRCTHEQLRPLGRATRGVKSMKLRKGDVLVGMDILPAAILATLEDTSTEAEIEEIETEEIENEESIEVSGNGSTGPWALVITMGGYGKRVPVSQFRLQNRAGQGLMATKFKNRKIKDQLATLHIVNSDDEIMMVTSRGIIIRQATNAISIQSRSATGVRVQRLDEDDVITGVAIVPPDTGDAEEAE from the coding sequence ATGACAACCTCTCAGGAGAGGATTATCCCTACTGACCTGCGGAATGAAATGTCCCGGTCATATTTGGAATACGCGATGAGCGTAATTGTAGGTCGGGCACTGCCAGACGCCAGGGATGGTCTGAAACCTGTGCATCGTCGCATTCTCTACGCAATGCATGAACTGGGGCTAATCCACGAGCGCCCGTTTAAAAAATGCGCTCGTGTGGTAGGGGAAGTGCTGGGTAAATATCACCCCCACGGCGACACAGCTGTCTATGACGCTTTGGTGCGGATGGCGCAGGATTTTTCCATGAGATCGCCCTTAGTTGAAGGGCATGGAAACTTCGGTTCGGTGGACAACGATCCACCAGCGGCAATGCGATACACAGAATGCCGCTTGCAAGCTTTAACCGGCGATGCCCTTCTACAAGATATCGAATCGGAAACAGTTGATTTCGTCGATAACTTCGACGCTTCCCAGCAAGAACCAACAGTGCTGCCAGCAAGGGTTCCGCAGTTACTGCTCAATGGTTCCTCTGGGATCGCGGTGGGTATGGCAACCAACATCCCGCCGCATAACTTGGGGGAATTGATTGATGGGTTGGTAGCACTGATTGAAAATCCAGAAATAACTGATATTCAGTTAATACAGTATATTCCTGGGCCTGACTTTCCTACAGGAGGTCAGATTTTGGGAACATCGGCAATTAGGGAAGCTTATACCACAGGGCGCGGTTCGATCACCATGCGCGGTGTGGCTACAATTGAAACGATTGAACAGCGAGGACGCCCTGACAGAGACGCAATCATCATCACCGAATTGCCCTACCAAACCAACAAAGCGGCGCTGATTGAAAAAATCGCCGAGATGGTGAACGAAAAGAGGATAGAGGGAATTGCCGATATTCGGGATGAGAGCGATCGCGATGGGATGCGAATTGTGATAGAACTCAAGCGCGATGCTTATCCCCGTGTCGTACTAAACAACCTCTACAAGCAAACGCCGCTGCAAGCAAACTTTGGGGCGAATATGCTGGCGCTGGTGAATGGCGAACCGCAGATACTCACCCTGAAGGAGTTTTTGCAAGTCTTCTTGGATTTCCGCATTGAAGCTATTACCAGACGTACTCGATACGAACTGCGAAAAGCCGAAGAACGCGACCACATACTGCAAGGCTTGTTGATTGCCCTAGCCCACCTAGATGAAATTATCAACTTGATTCGCCATGCACCTGATGCGCCGACAGCCAAAGGCGAGTTGATGACAACCTACGGACTTTCGGAAGCGCAAGCAGATGCGATATTGCAAATGCAGCTGCGACGTTTAACAGCCCTAGAAGCAGACAAAATCCGCTCAGAACACGAAGAATTACAAGCAATCATTGCTAACTTGCAGGATATCTTGGCACGGCGAGAGCGGATTCTTGAAATCATTCAAACCGAAGTCAAGCAACTCAAAGAGAAACACGCGACACCTCGGCGCACGGTCATTTCACCCCTTGAAGGAGAAATCGATGAGCGTGACCTCATTGCCAATGAAAAAGCCCTGATTCTGTTGACAGAGCAAGGTTACATCAAACGAATGGCAGTGAATACCTTTGAGGCGCAAAGCCGTGCAACCAGAGGCAAAGCAGCTGCCAAGATGAAAGAAGATGACGGCGTTGAGCATTTCTTGACGTGCTGCGACCATGACAGCGTTCTCTTCTTTAGCGAACGAGGTGTTGTCTACTGCCTGAAAGCGTATCAAATACCCGTGAGTTCCCGAACCAGTCGCGGAACGCCAATAGTGCAAATGCTGCCCATTCCCAAAGAGGAGAAAATCACCTCGATTGTCCCTGTTACAGAGTTTACCAGCGATGAATATTTGGTCATGCTCACCAAGGGTGGCAATATCAAGAAAACAGAGTTGGCAGCATTTAGCAACATTCGTGCCAACGGCTTGATTGCCATATCCTTAGAAGAAGGTGATCAACTCCGGTGGGTGCGACGCGCCAGAGTCGAAGACAGCGTGATCATTGGTTCCCGTCAGGGTATGGCAATTCACTTTAGATGCACTCACGAACAACTGCGTCCTTTAGGACGGGCAACTCGTGGGGTGAAATCGATGAAATTGCGTAAGGGTGACGTACTGGTAGGTATGGATATTCTCCCTGCTGCCATTCTTGCCACTTTAGAAGATACAAGCACAGAAGCCGAAATCGAGGAAATCGAAACAGAAGAAATTGAAAATGAAGAGTCCATAGAAGTCTCCGGCAACGGCAGTACTGGTCCTTGGGCATTGGTTATTACAATGGGAGGATACGGCAAACGCGTCCCAGTTTCCCAATTCCGACTGCAAAATCGTGCTGGGCAAGGTTTAATGGCAACCAAATTCAAAAACCGCAAAATAAAAGACCAACTGGCAACCTTGCACATTGTCAACAGCGACGATGAAATTATGATGGTCACTAGTCGCGGTATCATCATCCGGCAGGCGACAAATGCAATTTCCATACAATCGCGATCAGCAACTGGGGTGCGAGTACAGCGCCTTGATGAAGATGATGTAATCACGGGAGTGGCGATCGTACCCCCCGATACTGGTGATGCAGAAGAGGCAGAGTAG